The stretch of DNA GTTTTGCTCACTAATTTGCTCTACCGACATACTGATATGATCAAGCGCTGTTTCTAACTTGGCAGACTCTTCAATCGTTTTTAAAGCCTGCTCATCTGAGCGAGTCATAGCTTGAACCGCATTTTGAACGCCACTTTGTAAACTATGAATCGTGCTTTGTATTTCTTCAGTAGAGTCTTGTGTACGTTTTGCCAAGCCTCGCACTTCATCAGCTACTACGGCAAAACCACGACCTTGTTCACCCGCTCGAGCAGCCTCAATTGCGGCATTTAAAGCCAATAGGTTAGTTTGCTCTGCGATGCCTTTGATAACGGCAAGAACATCATTAATACTCTCACTCTGTTGTGATAACTTATTAATAACATCTACTGAGTGTTTAATTTCACGACCTAATTCATCAGTTGCATGTCGAGCATCTGCTAATGTTAATCGCCCCTGTTGGGTTTGTTCTGTCGCACTATTTAATGAATGCACAACTGTCGCACTATTTTCTGACACAACAGATACGGCTTCTATTAGCGACTCAATTGCCGAAGTAATTGTTTGTGTATCGCCAAGTTGAGACGCCACGGCTTGGCCGGTCTGATGTGCAAGTTCTTCTACCGATTGAGCTTGGTTTGTCACGCCATGCGACGCTTCTTGAACTGCTTCAACCAATTGGTGAACGTTTTTTGCCATTTGATTAAACGCTTTAATGGCTTCTGCCAGTTCGTCTTTTGTTCTTACTTTGGCAGAAACTCGAGTATCGCCCTCGGCTAAGCTCGTCGCCACTCGAGTTAAACTTTTTGTAGTGATAGAAATAGACAAACTCATTCCAACGAATAAATACACAACGAGTAATAATGACACAACGACTAATGTAACTAGGATGTAAAAGTCTTGTCGATTATTATCGATACGGGAATTCAAACGTAACTCAAACTCTTGGAATAACCCTTCTTTACTTTTATAGTATTTTGTCAGTTCAGCGGCAAAATGTGTTTCAAATTGATTTTTTGTTTGAGTAATTTCATCAGCAATTAAGAATTGTTCTTCTAAGTACATCAACGCATCATTCATAATTGCATCTAGTGTTGCAACATCATTGGTTACGGCTTCTTTTAATGCATCATCTTGATCGCTTACTAGATTTTCTAGTTCTGCAATTTTTGGCAATTCCGCGGCAAGTTCATCTGACGCTAAACTTAAACTATCGAAGGTTGCCGAAGACACCTGCGGTTCACCAATAGCATACAAGGCCAAGCCATAACCCGACAGCAGTTGCTTGAGCGCGGCTTGCCGTTTTTCAATAATTAAACGATTTAGTAAAACAGTGTCGATATCAGGATCGTTAGTAAGGCCTTTTATATTGGCCACCAACGGATAAAGATTATTATATTGATCAAGAATAGACATTAAATAGGTCATTTTATCAGTCGGTGAACGCCAGACCGCTGAACCTATAGTGCTGGTTTTTTCAAGAATTGTTTTTTTTATTTCGTTAACCTGAGCTTGCACTTGTTCTAAGTCTTGTTCTTCAAACACATCGACAACATTTAATGCATTTAATTGATCAACATAAGCTTTTATTCGTTTAGTTTGATCTTGCGGAATCGTTTGACCAGAGCGCCAGTGCATATCGCTAGCAATCAATGCCACTAACTTTTGCTGTTGTGCATCAATTTGTTTTATATATGACAAAGCCTGTAACTCGTTTTCACTGTGAACTATCTCAGTTTTTACTAAGTTAACGTATTTATTTGCCAGAATAATAAACGGCACGAAAAATAAAATAACGATAAGGGTAAATTTGTGCCCAAACCGTAACTGGTTCATAAAAGATGTAGCGGGTCTAAACAAAATTTTAAACATAAGGCTCGTATTCTTTCTTTTTGTTATTATGAATATAGAAGTTATATTGCAG from Psychrosphaera aestuarii encodes:
- a CDS encoding methyl-accepting chemotaxis protein yields the protein MFKILFRPATSFMNQLRFGHKFTLIVILFFVPFIILANKYVNLVKTEIVHSENELQALSYIKQIDAQQQKLVALIASDMHWRSGQTIPQDQTKRIKAYVDQLNALNVVDVFEEQDLEQVQAQVNEIKKTILEKTSTIGSAVWRSPTDKMTYLMSILDQYNNLYPLVANIKGLTNDPDIDTVLLNRLIIEKRQAALKQLLSGYGLALYAIGEPQVSSATFDSLSLASDELAAELPKIAELENLVSDQDDALKEAVTNDVATLDAIMNDALMYLEEQFLIADEITQTKNQFETHFAAELTKYYKSKEGLFQEFELRLNSRIDNNRQDFYILVTLVVVSLLLVVYLFVGMSLSISITTKSLTRVATSLAEGDTRVSAKVRTKDELAEAIKAFNQMAKNVHQLVEAVQEASHGVTNQAQSVEELAHQTGQAVASQLGDTQTITSAIESLIEAVSVVSENSATVVHSLNSATEQTQQGRLTLADARHATDELGREIKHSVDVINKLSQQSESINDVLAVIKGIAEQTNLLALNAAIEAARAGEQGRGFAVVADEVRGLAKRTQDSTEEIQSTIHSLQSGVQNAVQAMTRSDEQALKTIEESAKLETALDHISMSVEQISEQNVATEQATQRQQVIAKEIEQSLSSISKTSEVTDQNVRDSIAATNSLGKFVAKLESMLEKFKT